Below is a window of Chelmon rostratus isolate fCheRos1 chromosome 23, fCheRos1.pri, whole genome shotgun sequence DNA.
tttccttccatgcacatataaattgtttttttgtgaattctcagttgtgtttgttattatttatttaatttatatttgtacctttattttttatttattatcacatTTCCATTCAACAGGATTTAAGGGAAGCAGTGTTTCCCTGTTAAGAATCATGAATGTAATCTAAAGGCCATATTGTGATAAGCTACAGTATTCCTTTGCACTTATTGTTGAACATATCCTGTATATTGCTGTAGTGGTCAGTAGTGAATTTCTATTTTTTGATGATGTAAATGTACCCAAAATAAGAtacatttagaaaaagaaaaaataccaTTATTACCCTAAAACCCATGCTATATGTGTCTCGTAATATATAAATTGCCACCAGTCACACAATTTCATAAAACTAAAGGATGTCTATGAAATGATGCACTGTGTATGATGGGTCTCATGATATTTTGCATATTCAGccttttaaaggtccagtgtgtaggatttactGACATCTAGCGGTGAAGTTGTaaattgcaaccaactgaatacccctcaccttAGCCATCCCTTTCCAAGCACATAGGGTAATCTAGGATGACTGAAACTATGAAAGGCcttctctagagccagtgtttagTTTGGCCGTGGGCTACTATAGAAACATGGTGGAGCTAATGGCGGACTCCATGGAATAGGACCcactctgtagatataaagagctcattctaaggtaacaaaaagaCAACACTTCTTATTTTctaagaataaaagcataattatgaatattatattccatttctgtcaatagatccccctaaatcctacacattgGTCCTTTAATTCAAGATCTATCTATCCCTGAATCCACTGTAGCGTAAGTATAACAGCTAATGTCACTGTATGGCTGTGCTTTTGTGAAACTacaatgaatgtgtgtgttcattctcCAGTTGTGAGCCGAAACGGTTGATAATTGTACATTTCAATATTTTGCGAGTGTATGCGATATACACATGCGTATTCCAAGCAGCCGCTGTCATTTCAATAAAAGTTAACATTTTTGTAAAATTTATTATGTGGTCACATCAGTCTCATCatgtcaggtgttttttttttttttcttttttcaaagtccatcctcactcctcttcctctgaagcAAATCCCTGTTCGTTGGcttgctgctcctgctcctgctccgTCTGCACCCGGACTGCAGGAATCATCACGCGTCTTTTTCGTGCCAAGGAGACGGCAATGCCCTTCTCGTAGTAAGCGCATTCATTGATGAAAAAAGGATAAAGAGGTTCTTTCCCTTTGTACCTCAGTGTTTCACCTGAGAAGGTCTGGAACAGTGGGTCCTCAGGACGGAGCAGGCAGAAGTCTCGGTCCTGTGGGGAAAGGCAGCCAATTAGGTTGATCGCTAATGAGCAACACCTGTCAGATCTTACATTTGCAAGGCACTCTTCACATATGCAGTATATCAGGTGAggttttaaagcagctgtgcaGCAAACAATACGTCCAAATAGGtgattatttttacagtgtgtagTTATGATCATTGTTATTTCAGTCAACAGTTACAGGATGATTTTGGTTCCCGACAACTGGTGTAGCTGATGTGGTTAGTAGAGCCTCAATCACTTTTTGAAGTGTGTAAAAAGGCAATTAATTATGCACACTTAATTGCATTTGAGGAATACAGGCATGATTTACTTTGTACGATAGTTTGGAGTCTTGAAGACAGACGCCATTATACATTTTACTGCTTTACAGCTAATTTAAAATAACCTACACCttgttttttatgtatgtttttaacAAACTGCTCCAAATATGCAACAGAGCAAATGTAGCTATGACAGCTAAGTATATTCTGTGACTACAAGGCTAGCAGTCAGCATCATGGAATAATGTGTGACGAGTCTGAATAGCTTGAGGTTATCCTGCTCCTTCCCATTCTGCTAGCATTGTATAAGTTTGGCTAAACGCAGCACTGTTGTCACCGCGCTCACAGTGGCCTAGAAATATTCTAATataaaaccacacaaaaacaaacagctaatagtgctttttacattttgttttttgaacagCACAAACGAACAATATGTATGCCATTAAtaagtgagttttagaggtgttggAGGGTGTTTTTTAGCTTCAGGCTAGCTGATCCCTGTGTCTGCGGTCTTTATGCTAGTTTAAGCTAACCGTCCTCAGGCTTTAGTTAGGCTAGCTGTGCACAGGCATGTCAATCTTTTCACCCaactggtgtgtgttttatggtttcattgcttgtgtttttatccactaatgctaacgctaacgTTTTATGAAGGTCTGAGCCCGAAACATTGCCTCAGTGCTGACAGTGAGAGTGAAttcatttttgtattaaaaaGTTGGATTGACTTCAACTGCTGTCAATGTCATTGCAagtcaaaaacatattttgatctttttctgtttttaggaAATAATGGCGTTGAAAGCGAATTGTCCCTTCAGGTCTGGGTAGAATTTCTTTAGTAGTTTAACTGTTTTGACAGTGAGGGAAGCATTTTGAAGGATTTTTGAAGTGATCCTTCAAAGTTTAATCAGGTTTCATGACTGAAAACACTTCCAATTTTAAATTGAACCACACAGTCTGTAAGTGTAGGAACCGTGCACATTATTTATTCTATAATTAATGCCAACATATTTCTCTGTATAACCCTTTTAAAGGATATTAGAGACCTGAGTCGTCTGGTGGAGTTTCTGGCTAAAAGAAATTAACTGGATGCTGTCAGCTCACATTGTTAATTATAGCAGATATGAAAACCATTGTACTTCCTGTACTTGACTGTTGGGTAGTTTGTATTCATATTGTTATTCCTGATTCTGGTCCCTGGTTTATTCAATCTTAAGTAAGTGGGCTCAGTAGCTGACAACAGGCAAACGTGCCTCAGACTGTACCTGGAGCTGAGGGTGAATGGCTGCTGCGATGTTGCGAGTCTCACTGTCTCTCGGGTAGTCGATGTGTTTAACCATGGTGAACACATCCACAAATCCTCCTTCAAAAATAGTACCTGAAAGTAAAAGAGGGCTTAAAAGACTTTCTGGATTCGTGtggcaaaataaaactcaatgaGTAACCTGCGCTTAATTGCACCTGAGTTGAAGAAACGGACCCAGTCGAGCGTGTGCTGCACGCCAGATTTCATTGCTGTATAGATGTTTGACCTCACCACGCCGTGCGGTTGGGGGCCGATCTCCATGGCTGCAGAAAATTGAGTTTAGATGACAAATATTACACATTATCCTGTATTCAAAAGCCTTTTATAAGATTATagcagaaatacaaaacatacCAAAGCCATGTTTTCCCACTGAATCAAGGGAATATGATTCTTTTTTGGAGACGTCAAAATGGATGTACCTCATCGGTATATCCGGCATCTTCCTCTGAAAGTGACATGTCAGACTTAACTTTAGGTTTCTAGCCTTACCACTCTCAGTTCCTTCTTCCATTTGAGTGTAGCCCATTGTGGAAAGTTTCTTAAACATGCAAGGGTCAATTGATTTGACTGGAGTGTGTAGGAAGCGTTTCTGCTTGCCTGCAGGTGTCTGAATATGTGCAGGCAGATCCAGTCGCAGTCAGAGTACGCGATGAGGCACAGGCCCATGTTCGCTGTGGTGTTGTGGAGGTCGCAAACAAGATCCACCGCCTCAGGACTTCCTTTGGGGCCCAGTATGGCGTTCAGTTCTCGGGATCTGATCATCTCGTAGGGGGCCATGTCTGACAGAGGACCACTAGGAGACGGACAAACAATCAGATCACAACTCATCGTTGTCAGAATTGCTACCATGAGCGCCATTGCCCTCTCAGTGCTGCCTTACTTGAGGGCGGCATGGGTGAAGCAGCGGTTCAGGTCGGTGTTGACGAATCTGCGGCACTGCTGTGTGGCCCACGGGTTCCCAAGCACCATCAGCACTGACACAGGCTGTTcctgctcatcctcctccttcttctccctcactttcttctcctccttcagcagctctctCACCAAGTACACCCCAGACAGCTCGTTGCCGTGGGTACCGCCACACACAGCGACCCGGGACAACCTTGGCAAACACACCACCTTGTCTACCTCCATCCGACTGAAAGCAGGCAGAGATACAGTGGAACAAAGTGCAAGAACTTGAAGGCATATGCAACAAAAAATACCgctttttttgtcctcctctatCACTGTACATGCACAGATTGAGTTGCATCTTGTCACTTCGTACACTACTTGTATTTCTTTTGATTCAGCTGTTTCACTCAGTTGGAGGTATTAGTTATCCCCAGTGTTCATGTCACTGGGTATATTGTAGacaacactgcaacacaaagcagaaatatcGATTTGTGAAACCTTACCTTGTTTTTCTGGCCTGCTGAAAACTGTAAAGGTTTTAGTTCCGGCTTTAAACCTTAAAAATGTACGGTACCCTAAAGCAGCACCAAGATTAAAACTGCTTAAAGTCTCTTAACTGAGGAGAGCTTGATGTAAAACAGGGCGAACTGTCAGCTCTGCATCCACGAATAAGAGATGAACTGAATGACGAAGCATCATACTGTACATCTTACCCAAGCCGTTacctttctcttccctctcccccTGCCGTGTACCCTCTTCCACCCTCTCCCAGGCTTTCATGCAGTTTTACTGATTCAGCAttcccatccctccctctgtacAGGCTGTAGCTGCCTGTTATGCAAACTCTCACCGTCTCTCTACCACCTCTTGCCCACTGCACCGCACTGTACTACACTGTATCATAGGCAGGGTGTGTCCTGACGGTGACGTGGTTTATCAGTAGCTTCCTTTTGGTCCCAACAGCTGTGAGGTCCGCCGAACGGCAAGCCCCTCCCCAACTTTCCCCAactccctgtttctctctgcccCATGTATAGGATGGTAGGTTCCAGTCTGCCTTTCAGAAAATTGGCTGAAAATAAATCTGCTGGCATGACACAGCAGGAGAGGCGCCTGTGGTGTGTTCAGTGAAAGAAACGGCTCTTCTCGCAGGGAAAATAACAAGAGAGCCAGCTGGTGATTTAAAGAGAGCACAGAATCGATCCTCAACTGTAAATACAAGGAGGTTGACTGCTAAAGACAAAGTTAAAATAGCAGGTTAAAGGTTTAATATAGCTAATTTCTAattttagcttgttttatttctttcatgGGATGCttacatttactttttaaagatttttctACCATGTTATATAATTGTTTGCTGCCTTTTACAATATAGCCTGATCAATGCTAGATTTTAAAGGCTAATACAAACATCGATATATGAATATCATcccatattttctttttaaataatttttgcTAAAGATGCctcaaagttgttttttaagGAGTTGTGACCAAGAAATGTACTTAAGAGGACATTTCACAggtcaacaaacatcaacagccACGCTAGCATGTGAATGCTAACGTGTTTAACTGTTTAGTAGGTGTTTGGTGAGAAACCAAAATAGTGGGCTAAATAcaagtttgacctgatgatggtgcacCAAACTTCATGtaaatccatccagtagtttttatttcagtctgccTGTTATTCAGCTATCAGGATAATTGCCAGCACCGATGTATCTATTCTAGCCTTATGTCCCGTTGTTGTCTTATTATCGTATCTCTGGAAAAGCACTGTAATTTTTGCTTTGAACGTGCTCTTATTATGCTCTTTCATGCAAATTTAGATGCCTATAGGTTAAGATTAACTATTGTATTGTACACACTGTATAGCATATAACAAAGcaactggaacacaaactaaTGAGAGcatgttttcaatgttttttatcACTTTATTGACAACATATGTCATCCCATCCGAAGCTCCGAAGAACATGAGGACAGAAATTCCCAAATAATTGATTTGGCTTTTCTTTAACCGTTACCTAATTAATAACTAATGGTAAAGATGGAACAAATGAAATTGAAGAACAGGATCAAAAGCTATTTGTTTGACATCACAGCATTTGTTTATtacagattatttttctttgttaataCAAAATACTGAACAATGTCATGTCTCCCCAGTTAAGAATGGAAActccctttttttctgaaaatgaagacagtcCTCCTCCAATAATATGAGAGGAACCAAAAGTACAAGAAACTACCTTACACTTATCAATACTATAATATGAATTTCTATACATTTATAAAATCATAGTTATTTGCAAtgcttctttgtttctttattctCCATTTTTAAGTACACTTACAAACAAAATTATGAAATTCggtctctctctcacgcacacacacacacacacacacaatatatcCCATGTTTTTGGTGTCATAATGTACTTGCATATGTATGAACTCTTCAGCAGAGATAccagggtgtgtgttttttttccatcactgtgtttacatttgttttctttgcctgCGTTCCTCTCTACACGAAAATCACACAATTATCCAtcacttttaaaacatttttactgcCGCGTAACTTAGTTACCATTCACTTTATCCGCAAAATGGCAACACATTATTCCAATCCTGAGAAAATGGctcattttattaattgttATTGAATAAAACTGCACTAATCTGAGATTTTTTTCAGCACTGGAACAAGTATTTTGCAAATTTGCAGCTCTTTCCCCAACTATTTCTTCAAAGTTTGTACAAGAAACCAGCTACAAATGTCATCATGTCCACTCAGGTGTGATATAAATACAGGTGAGAGCAGGTTGCTCATTTCTAAGGCGAAGAGAAAGGGTGTTTAGGCCTTGTGGCCACatcaaaatgtcacaatttccatcaggaaaaaaaatctattctaACCATAAAACATGACAGTGTGGAGGTTCAACCAGTCCTTTGGAcaatcatttcttcttttttaacacAGTATACTGCACAGTGGCAGTGTTGTAAAGTGATGGAAGAGCAGATATGCAAtcatacacacaagcacactagAACCTTCATTACATTAAGACACTAAATCAGAGAGATAAACAAGAAATCCACGCTAACATCTTGAAGGCCACCagttgacattttaatgcaattattttaaatcatatttataGATAAATGTATATATTAACCAGGTCTTACCCCATTTTTTAGAGTTATTACCAAAGCACACAATGCTGTGGATGACAATAGGCACACTACATTATCTCACAGGGTGTTACCAGCACAAAAACTCTTCTGCTCCTGGTCTTAGAGACTGAAGAGACTCGAGAAGAGAGACTAAATGAATGATCTACTGTAGATTTGGAAGCACTGCCCATCTCATTTCCTCCCGGCTGTGCTCAGCCTTACCCGAttcaaagcagcacaaacattttcattccagACCTCTCAGATGTGTGATGGCAACAAGGGGACTCAAGAAAATAGGAACCAAAATGGGATGAGAGGGGCCAGAGGAAAAACCCCGCTCCCCCTCTGGATCAGACAGCAGTGACCGTCCTGGAGATCTCTTAGAACAGAGAGCCACTGGAGGGAGGCAGCTGTCCAAGTGGGGGGGGGCAAGCCAGCCTTTGCGGTTGCTGTCCACCACGTGGCTTCGATGGATCAGCCTCTTCAGGGCATTTTCCAGTCAATGCTGAGGTCAAAATATGTCCGGACAGCCCTCCCAGTTGCCACGCTCCTTAGCTTCCCAGTAGCCTCCCTTATAGATATGGACTTGCTCACCTGTGATCTGGTCCTCACAGCGCTCGAACCAAAGTGCCTGGTAGTTCTCATGAGGTGCgcctgaaagagagaagaaCTGTGTTACcgaaaaagatgaaagagaacagacagacagactggagcAGAAAGCATGAGGAGGTGGCagtaaaagagacaaaaaagaggaGTACTTGCTTTTTAAGGAGGGATCAGTAAGAGAGTCCTCATCGACAGCTTTTGGAAGAGAAAAGGGGGATCAcagagatatttttttttaccccttgATTCCAAGATTTGCCCCATGAAAGGTAGAGAGGAATACAGAAGAAGTAAAGCGTCAACAAACACTGGACTCTCACCttcttctgattggctggaggtgCGCTGGCTggcagcctccctctctctctcccgccgGGCACTGcgctgcttctcctccagccGCTGCTTCTCAGCGTTGGCCTCGTCCCAGCGGCCGTCCTCCATCAGGCGCTGGTCAGGCCGGCGCCGGCTGTCGGTGGGCGCCACGCCCTCCTCGAGCTCGTTTAGGGTCAGCGCCAAGGCAGTGAAGTAGTACATGGTCTCTGCTCCCTCGCTGTGGTAGAGCAAAGGTGACATCATAAAACTTAATGAgcgaaaaaacacacacacctagccGTGCAGTGATAGTACTTACGCTAGCGGGTTCCTCCTCCACACTTCTCTGGCTTTGAGGGTTTGATAGACAGTCTTCTGTTTGCCCTCAGTGCCGTTCTCTCCTCCTCGGCTGCTCTGCATCACCCGGGAAAACTCCATCTTCTCATCCCACGTGCCTGACAGCACGTAGTGTGCCTTACCGTCCTTGTCCATCACCACACCTGTCACCTAAAGAAAGGAGAAAGACCCAtaagagcaaaaaaaatgtaactgtaaaactgttaaaaccttttctttttgcagaaaacatgaaaagataAACACcgtaaaaacacaacaagagAGTCTGAGACATTAAAGGTTCAGGAGTTGTAAACGCAACATAGAATATAAAGTCAAAGGTCTTTGCAGTTTTCTCACCTTTCTGGCCACATCTCTGGAGAAGTAGCTGTACGGAGCAAACTTCAAGTGGCAGCGGTCTCCGGTGGTGTGGTTCACTACGTCTATCTCTCCCGACtgccagagagaaagaaaaaggacgtTTTGAGGGAATCCCTAACACTCTGGAGCCAAAGTTTAAACTTCAATTTGGGGTTGACACCATGATGATAAATGTGCTGTGACACGTGAGTCAGGCACCGTTTTCAAAGGACTTTATCTGTATTTGGCACCTACACAAAACAATATGTGTAGTGAAATGGAAGGTAATGAAGTGTGTAGGTGGGTGAAAATGTAAAACGTACATGTCATTGTGAGGCAAATTATACAGCAAAATGTTGCACAAGCTCAAGtgtgaatatgcaaatatctAGGGCCGTGCAAAGGATATTGATCTATGGTCTATATAATCTATCTTAGTGTTTATTGCTGCATTGTTTTCTCCAGCCTGTATGGCATGTTTGCTGTCGCCAGTACTAGACGTCTGTTATGTGTTAACTACGTTTGTGTGTTACATaggttgttttttgtgtccttACTGCAATTCAATGTTACTTTGggataaattttaaaaaaaagtaaaaactgtcaaatgtcagaaatgttcttATACTGTTTCTGCCGCGGCAACTATCCCTTTAATATCTCTGGTTGTATAAGCATGATGGAGGAACTGGAAACCAATTCACGGCAACaatggattttttaaaattcaagaTATGGAAGTTGTAATATACATTTTCATATACCGTGATACAAGATTTTATCCATACCACCCCCCTCTACTGAAACTCTACTAACAACTAGGGCACAATTTGTGACTAGAGTTTAACACATTAACTGCAGCTTCCAGGTTCATGCCTAGCTGAGAATCTCAGCATGTCATTCCCCTTTTCACTCTCTTcaacttcaataaaaaaatacttcaaaagTGTACTAACAATAAGGTCATTGCTATTTGCTAATGGGGCTCCTGCTCTTTATTCAAAACCTTGTTAAAATGCATCATCTTGCTTTAACTCTGTCAGTCTCACCTGATCGATCCACAGTTTTCCCACAATGATGTTGTGCACAGTGGTGGTAACTTTCTTCCATGTGTAGTGATTGTTGCCCTTTTCAAAGATTGCGTGAATTGTGCCTGGAGGGAAAGGAGGAAACAAATCAGCATCATTTAACAAAGCAAACAATTCACTCATCTCCAGTGACTGATAACTTTTGACTGACATTCACACAAGCTTTCAGCTGATTACAGTCTCCTGATCTCTCATAACACTGTAAGCACTGGTTTGTGCCCTCCATTtgtgttctccatcagggaaaaaaatcacaatgttCGTATCACACCCTCAACTTACAGTACCACTCATAAGTATGGACGCACCTTCTCATTCAGTGCTTTTGAATCTATATTCAAGTGCAGTGGCAAAGACCATGAAACCAGTTCTCATTAGGACCGCCCTAAcaaaggaagaccaagagtcacCTCTGCTCTAGAAGTTCTAGAGATCGGAAGATAACACCACCTCAGATCAGAGACCACATAAATGCTTCATGGAGGAGACTGGGTGAATCAGGCCTTCTTTTAGaatgctgcaaagaaaccactacaagaagaagagaagtgCTTGGGCCAAGAAAGACTaggaatggacattagaccagtggaaatctgaTCTTCAGTCTGCCACTGAATGAGAcggtgtgtccaaacttttgactggtcCTGTATGTCATCGTCAGACCAGCACGTCTAATATGTTGGGAACCAAACTCTTACCTAAAGGCATGATGGAGAGGTATTTGCCCCTGAACTTGCTGGCAACAGTGATTTCCTGCCTCAGGGTCCAGCCACGATCAGAGATCGCATGATGCGCTGCTGCAGGGGGATGGTGACTCACCTGTGACAGAGGCGAAGACTACGTGAAGAGTACtatttgatttaaaataagAACATAACTTGCACACAGCATGTAGTCTTacatagacacagacacactgacagacctATAGAGAATGAAAAATACACCCTGTTGTCACATTGCAGTGCTTAAAAAAATCCCCACTATAAAACTATAAATCTCTCTCATTTAAAGCCTTTGTGACcgaatttatatatttttttttttcttgttcttcgGAAATAAAAACCCTTCTGCCATTCTTATTCCCCAGCATTAAGCCTCCATTCTTTATCCTGCAAACACCTTCACAATCCTTTCCTGTCTCTTCTTTATACAGCCCCCCAAGCCAGAATATGCACCGATGTTAAGTGATTCCATAAAATGTttagaaaactttttttttgctttctagTAATAATTCACCACCACCACTCTTCATCTGACCCTCACTTTTGATAAAACTGCCCCTTCTAGCCATGATTTGATTAGTTTCCCCTCATGAATGCTAGTTCCCTGTAACATGTGCATCcaaaatacatcaaaaacaggaaacaagatACGCTCAAAATGCTGAGTCAGTGGGATTTTTC
It encodes the following:
- the LOC121626950 gene encoding N-acyl-aromatic-L-amino acid amidohydrolase (carboxylate-forming) B-like, coding for MEVDKVVCLPRLSRVAVCGGTHGNELSGVYLVRELLKEEKKVREKKEEDEQEQPVSVLMVLGNPWATQQCRRFVNTDLNRCFTHAALNGPLSDMAPYEMIRSRELNAILGPKGSPEAVDLVCDLHNTTANMGLCLIAYSDCDWICLHIFRHLQRKMPDIPMRYIHFDVSKKESYSLDSVGKHGFAMEIGPQPHGVVRSNIYTAMKSGVQHTLDWVRFFNSGTIFEGGFVDVFTMVKHIDYPRDSETRNIAAAIHPQLQDRDFCLLRPEDPLFQTFSGETLRYKGKEPLYPFFINECAYYEKGIAVSLARKRRVMIPAVRVQTEQEQEQQANEQGFASEEEE